In Deinococcus betulae, a genomic segment contains:
- a CDS encoding acyl-CoA acyltransferase codes for MTAHPAPPGFVIQDVSDPWAFRALEEVQVAAWGYSDREVTPGTLFRISAVSGGVVLGAYRTSEPEQPVGLAFGFPAIQDGTVWHHSHLLAVDPSCRGTGLAVALKLAQRERVLAQGLTRMTWTFDPLVARNARLNLGKLGATAGTYLADWYALEADRAAAFPADRLLVEWDLTQPVTPRPAPAPHAERVLEALGDGPGPVLQRSGSAARLAEVPTNLDDLSATARRTWRLALREALGDALAQGFQVTDLAREGTRAFYLLTHPST; via the coding sequence GTGACTGCCCATCCGGCGCCACCCGGCTTCGTGATTCAGGATGTGAGCGACCCCTGGGCCTTCCGAGCCCTTGAAGAGGTGCAGGTGGCCGCCTGGGGGTACAGCGACCGCGAAGTGACGCCCGGCACCCTCTTCAGAATCAGCGCGGTCAGTGGCGGCGTGGTGCTGGGGGCCTACCGCACCAGCGAACCGGAGCAGCCAGTGGGGCTGGCCTTCGGTTTTCCGGCCATCCAAGACGGCACTGTATGGCACCACTCACACCTGCTGGCCGTGGACCCCAGTTGCCGGGGCACAGGCCTGGCGGTGGCCTTGAAACTGGCCCAACGGGAACGGGTGCTGGCCCAGGGGCTGACCCGCATGACCTGGACCTTTGATCCTCTGGTGGCCCGTAACGCCCGCCTGAATCTGGGCAAGCTGGGGGCCACGGCGGGCACTTACCTTGCGGATTGGTATGCCCTGGAGGCTGACCGCGCCGCCGCCTTTCCTGCTGACCGGCTTCTGGTCGAGTGGGACCTGACGCAGCCCGTGACCCCACGCCCAGCCCCAGCGCCCCACGCCGAGCGTGTGTTGGAAGCACTGGGCGACGGTCCCGGCCCGGTCCTTCAGCGCAGTGGTTCAGCCGCACGCCTGGCCGAGGTACCCACCAACCTGGACGACCTTTCGGCCACAGCCCGCCGCACCTGGCGCCTGGCCTTGCGTGAAGCTCTGGGAGACGCACTGGCCCAGGGGTTTCAGGTCACGGACCTGGCCCGTGAGGGCACGCGCGCCTTTTACCTGTTGACCCACCCCTCTACTTGA